One window from the genome of Methanobacterium sp. encodes:
- the rqcH gene encoding ribosome rescue protein RqcH, with protein MKNMSNVDVFAICHELKELLIGARVDKAYQPTKDTVLIRFHVPSKGRVDIVFQAGRRVHTTQYPLPNPKIPPNFPMLLRKYIKGATVEDVRQYNFDRIMEIQVKKELRFTLVVELFAKGNIILLNDEGTIILPLKRKMWSDRKISSKEEYKYPPKRGINPLELQKEELRVIFKNSDSDVIRTLARSGLGGIYAEEIMLRSDVQKDLPAAELKEEDFDSIYNAIYELFEPLKLSKFNPQIISNGKEDVLPLDLKLYEKYKKETYASYNEAADEFFSSKVREDIKTEYEGIWGAEVKKYEKRLRIQEETLQKFHRTIEESQRKGELIYSNYGKIQNILDIIKKAREKYSWNEIASKLKKARKQGLEEADIIESLDKMGNLTLTIDNTPILIDAKKEIPENTEIYYEKAKKAKRKINGVNIAIEKTKKEIEKAKNKKEIEMERVTLPQKRVKKELKWFEKLRWFLSSDGFLVIGGRDANSNEIVVKKYMENNDIYFHSDIHGASSVVIKSEGKEVPDTTIEEAAIFSASFSSAWAKGFGSQDVYWVRPEQVSKTPQPGEFVAKGAFIIRGSRNYIRAATLLIAVGIVDYEGKRIMAAPVNAVKKYTDNYVIIKPGYTKKEAIAREIRHRIDKDSILSLEDVIRVLPSGKCDIVDEKDIRRR; from the coding sequence ATGAAAAATATGTCTAATGTAGATGTTTTTGCCATTTGTCACGAATTAAAAGAATTATTAATAGGTGCCAGGGTTGATAAGGCATATCAACCTACCAAAGACACAGTTTTAATAAGATTTCACGTACCTAGTAAAGGAAGAGTCGATATTGTTTTTCAAGCAGGTAGGAGAGTTCATACAACTCAATATCCTCTTCCAAATCCAAAAATACCTCCTAACTTCCCAATGCTCCTTAGAAAGTACATTAAAGGAGCAACAGTGGAGGATGTGAGGCAGTACAATTTCGACAGAATAATGGAGATTCAGGTAAAAAAAGAACTTAGATTCACTTTAGTAGTGGAACTATTTGCTAAAGGTAACATTATACTTTTAAACGATGAAGGAACTATTATTTTACCTTTAAAACGTAAAATGTGGAGTGATAGGAAAATATCCTCTAAAGAGGAGTATAAATATCCTCCAAAGAGGGGTATAAATCCTTTGGAGCTTCAAAAAGAAGAGCTTAGAGTTATATTTAAAAATTCAGATTCTGATGTAATAAGAACACTTGCAAGGAGTGGTCTTGGAGGAATTTATGCAGAAGAAATCATGTTGAGGTCTGATGTACAGAAAGATTTGCCTGCAGCAGAACTTAAAGAAGAAGACTTTGATTCAATTTATAACGCAATATATGAGCTTTTTGAGCCACTTAAATTGTCTAAATTTAATCCTCAGATAATCTCTAATGGAAAAGAAGATGTTTTACCCCTTGATCTTAAATTATATGAAAAATATAAAAAAGAAACATATGCCAGCTACAATGAAGCTGCAGATGAATTTTTTAGCAGTAAAGTAAGGGAAGATATAAAAACGGAATATGAAGGAATATGGGGGGCAGAAGTAAAAAAATACGAAAAAAGACTCCGAATTCAGGAAGAAACCCTGCAAAAATTCCATAGAACTATTGAAGAATCACAGAGAAAGGGAGAATTAATATATTCCAACTATGGAAAAATTCAAAATATTCTTGACATCATAAAAAAGGCGAGAGAAAAATATTCATGGAATGAAATAGCCTCGAAACTTAAAAAAGCCAGAAAACAGGGGCTTGAAGAGGCAGATATAATTGAGTCCCTTGATAAGATGGGTAATTTAACTTTAACAATTGATAATACCCCCATATTAATAGATGCGAAAAAAGAAATACCTGAAAATACTGAAATCTATTATGAAAAGGCTAAAAAGGCAAAAAGGAAAATAAATGGGGTTAATATTGCAATAGAGAAGACTAAAAAGGAAATAGAGAAAGCGAAGAACAAAAAAGAGATAGAAATGGAAAGAGTAACTTTACCTCAAAAAAGAGTAAAGAAAGAACTAAAATGGTTTGAAAAACTTCGATGGTTCTTATCTTCTGATGGATTTTTGGTGATAGGGGGTAGGGACGCGAATTCCAATGAAATAGTCGTTAAAAAATATATGGAGAATAATGATATTTATTTCCATTCAGATATACATGGTGCATCTTCTGTTGTAATAAAAAGTGAAGGTAAAGAAGTTCCAGATACTACCATAGAGGAAGCGGCTATATTTTCTGCTTCATTTTCCAGTGCATGGGCAAAGGGCTTTGGATCCCAGGATGTTTACTGGGTTAGACCAGAACAGGTTTCAAAAACCCCACAACCTGGCGAATTCGTTGCTAAAGGCGCATTCATAATTCGTGGTTCTAGAAACTATATAAGGGCCGCAACTCTTTTAATTGCAGTTGGAATTGTTGATTACGAGGGTAAAAGGATAATGGCAGCCCCCGTTAATGCAGTGAAAAAATATACAGATAATTATGTCATCATAAAACCGGGTTATACTAAAAAAGAGGCTATTGCAAGGGAGATACGCCATAGGATTGATAAAGATTCAATTTTGTCCCTTGAAGATGTAATAAGGGTTTTACCCTCTGGAAAATGTGATATTGTAGATGAGAAGGATATCAGGAGAAGATAA
- a CDS encoding histidine kinase dimerization/phosphoacceptor domain -containing protein yields MSTKVVDRNEMCRIIVAITLLGIFCILSYYSNQENGANVAYPFSLFMVSFWWKKKTWLAPVLLIGILVFIQVISIIMGSVFTENYYKLSMIMLTVITVAFLFERIERVRILNEINEKLKKRTKDLEDSNYDLKMEILRREQLEEELQDSEKKLKDIIHFSPVPQFVINTEHEVVYWNKALEAQSNINTGEIVGTNNHWKAFYSKERPCMADLLVDGNLEDIPKYFGNKYKRSNILDDACESIDFFPSLGENGSWLHLTATSIRNSKGKIIGALETLQDISEQKDAESKIMKSLKEKEVLLREIHHRVKNNLQIISSLINLQSNYLEDEKTSETFKEIQNRVKSIALLHEKLYQSNDLSKINLADYIPQIALDLYKSYGVGPDIKLDIDIEDVLLDINKALPCGLIINELLTNSIKHAFSKERTLSDKNDKIRINLQQKENIYQLIVSDNGMGYPDDLDINKTKTLGLSLVNGLKDQLNGQIELKNKNGAFFKLTFQE; encoded by the coding sequence TTGTCAACTAAAGTCGTAGACAGGAATGAAATGTGCAGAATCATAGTTGCAATCACATTGTTAGGGATTTTTTGTATTTTATCATATTATTCTAATCAAGAAAACGGTGCAAATGTCGCTTATCCCTTTTCTCTATTTATGGTTTCTTTCTGGTGGAAAAAGAAAACATGGTTAGCCCCTGTTCTCCTTATTGGAATCTTAGTTTTCATTCAGGTCATTTCAATTATCATGGGCAGTGTATTTACTGAAAATTATTATAAACTATCCATGATAATGTTAACAGTTATTACGGTGGCATTCCTATTTGAAAGGATTGAAAGAGTTAGAATTCTCAATGAAATAAATGAAAAACTTAAGAAACGTACCAAAGATCTTGAAGATTCAAACTATGATTTAAAAATGGAGATTTTAAGAAGAGAACAACTGGAAGAAGAACTACAAGATAGTGAAAAAAAACTAAAAGACATAATCCATTTTTCTCCAGTTCCCCAGTTTGTTATAAATACCGAACATGAAGTGGTATACTGGAATAAAGCACTGGAAGCTCAAAGCAATATTAATACTGGAGAAATTGTGGGCACCAATAACCACTGGAAAGCCTTTTATAGTAAAGAAAGACCTTGCATGGCTGATCTTCTTGTAGATGGCAATTTAGAAGATATTCCAAAATATTTTGGGAACAAATATAAAAGATCTAACATTTTAGATGACGCATGTGAATCAATAGATTTTTTCCCTTCACTTGGTGAAAATGGTTCATGGCTACATCTTACCGCAACAAGCATTAGAAACTCTAAAGGAAAAATTATTGGTGCATTGGAAACTCTTCAGGATATAAGTGAGCAAAAAGATGCCGAATCCAAAATAATGAAATCCCTTAAAGAAAAAGAAGTACTTCTAAGGGAAATTCACCATAGAGTTAAAAATAACCTTCAGATAATAAGTTCCCTCATAAATCTCCAGTCAAATTATTTAGAAGATGAAAAAACATCTGAAACTTTTAAAGAAATTCAAAACCGTGTTAAATCAATAGCATTACTTCATGAAAAACTTTATCAATCAAATGACCTTTCAAAAATTAATTTAGCAGATTATATTCCTCAAATCGCCTTAGATCTGTATAAATCATATGGAGTAGGCCCAGATATAAAATTAGATATTGATATTGAAGATGTACTTTTAGACATTAATAAAGCACTCCCCTGCGGATTAATTATCAACGAACTCCTGACCAATTCAATTAAACATGCATTCTCTAAGGAAAGAACACTGTCAGATAAAAATGACAAAATTCGCATAAATCTCCAGCAAAAGGAGAATATATATCAGCTGATTGTAAGTGACAACGGCATGGGTTATCCTGATGATCTGGACATAAATAAAACTAAAACACTTGGTTTAAGTCTTGTAAACGGTTTGAAAGACCAGCTTAATGGACAGATAGAACTGAAAAATAAAAATGGGGCATTTTTCAAATTAACTTTCCAGGAGTAA
- a CDS encoding histidine kinase dimerization/phosphoacceptor domain -containing protein, which translates to MYKSISNDNKKIKMETHEKNEFEDILRDYEKSKEIIRISPVPKFVIDKNHNVIYWNRAIEKSTNIPASEIIGTKNHWMAFYESERPCMADLIVDERIEEIPKWYPGKKKRSKYVMKYHGYKARGFGDTCEAIDFFPMMGENGKWLHFTAEAIRNSKGEIIGAVETLEDITKQMHEQEETQRLKENEAFLREIHYKVKNNIELINSLMKIRSNHIDKIGNSKEIHNFINSIAIIHEMLYQSNNLFKVKANDYIEKLTLDICKSYEISSHIGIEINAEDIFLDMDTALPCGLIINEIVSNSIKHCYPDGKGKITINFNTDKDKYILTLFNDGIDFPDYLDFENNKKSGLSLLDDLINLLNRAKGRIELEKDSSTSFKFIFKDL; encoded by the coding sequence ATGTATAAAAGCATTTCTAATGATAATAAAAAAATAAAAATGGAAACCCACGAAAAAAATGAATTTGAAGATATATTAAGAGATTATGAAAAGTCAAAAGAAATAATACGCATATCTCCTGTTCCTAAATTTGTTATAGATAAAAATCATAATGTTATTTACTGGAACCGTGCTATAGAAAAATCTACTAATATCCCTGCCAGTGAAATTATAGGTACAAAAAATCATTGGATGGCATTCTATGAAAGTGAAAGACCATGTATGGCTGATTTGATTGTTGATGAACGTATTGAAGAAATCCCTAAATGGTATCCTGGGAAAAAGAAAAGATCTAAATATGTAATGAAATATCACGGATATAAAGCCAGAGGTTTTGGTGATACATGTGAAGCAATAGATTTCTTTCCAATGATGGGAGAAAATGGCAAATGGCTACATTTTACAGCAGAAGCTATTAGAAACTCCAAAGGGGAAATCATCGGTGCCGTGGAAACACTTGAAGACATAACCAAACAAATGCATGAACAGGAAGAAACTCAAAGACTAAAAGAAAATGAAGCCTTTCTTCGAGAAATTCATTATAAAGTTAAAAATAACATAGAATTAATAAACTCTCTAATGAAAATTCGCTCTAACCATATTGACAAAATTGGAAATTCTAAAGAAATTCATAATTTCATAAATTCCATTGCAATAATTCATGAAATGCTTTATCAATCAAATAATCTTTTTAAAGTTAAAGCTAATGATTACATTGAAAAATTGACTTTAGATATCTGCAAATCATATGAAATAAGTTCACATATTGGAATTGAGATAAATGCAGAGGATATTTTTCTTGATATGGATACAGCACTTCCATGTGGATTAATTATCAATGAAATTGTAAGCAATTCCATAAAACATTGCTATCCAGATGGAAAAGGCAAAATTACCATAAATTTCAATACTGACAAAGATAAATACATACTGACCCTATTCAATGACGGTATAGATTTTCCAGATTATCTTGATTTTGAAAATAATAAAAAGTCAGGTTTATCTCTTTTAGATGACTTAATAAACTTATTAAATCGTGCTAAAGGCAGAATAGAGCTTGAAAAGGATAGTAGTACTTCTTTTAAGTTTATCTTTAAAGATTTATAA